DNA from Mesorhizobium loti R88b:
CGGAGGCAAGGCGATTGAGGGCTTCACGAACCGGAGAGGCACCAGCGCCATATTTGGAAACAACCCACTCGACCCGCAGCTTGCTTTCAGTTTCAAGAGCACCGCCGAGAAGATCATCTCGCAGTTGATGATAGACCGTGCTGGCCAGCGTGCTCTTGGATCCCGTGCCGTCGTCGTTCAGGTTGGCAGCTCCGTATGTCAAAGTTGACTCCTTGTCCCCATTTTTTGTGGGCAATTCGAGTCCGAACAGAATCCTTCCGTACATGTACCATACAGTGCTTGCATCCGGCAGTTCAAGCACAAGATGACCTTGTTGTACTTAAGCACAAAGGAATACGCATCACTCCGCTGCGTGATCGGGTAAAATCGCGCGCTTCTACAACCAGTAGAAGCTTAACGTGTTTTGTATGCACGCAGGATCATCTGCTTCCTGTGTGCCCGCGCGATCATCTTTTCTATCGCGCGCAAAGGTCAACGGGCGACGCCCCGAATCAGGCCTCTTGTCTGGCCGACTGTTCGGTGCCGAGGCCAATCACATCCGCACGAGGACCTTTAGCCGGCCCGCGGAACTGGAAGCGGGAGGATGGCGGTGAGTTAATGCATGTCGCCCAAAAGTGACCTCGGTTTTGGGAAAACGACATGCATAAAAAACAAAGACCGAAAGCGCGACGCGCTTTAGGTGGCGGCCTTGTCGGCCGCCGTCCTGATTGCCTCGATGTTGGCGCGGTAGGCTTCGACGCTGCCGCCCTTGAAGATGGCAGCACCTGCCACCAGGACATCGGCACCGGCTGATGTGACCAAGGGGGCTGTCTCCGGCGAGACGCCGCCGTCGATCTCGATGCGGATCGGCCGGCTGCCGATCAGTGCCTTGACCCTTCTCACCTTGTCGACGATCCCCGGGATGAAAGCCTGGCCGCCGAAACCGGGATTGACGGTCATGATCAGGATCAGGTCGAGCCGGTCGAGCACATATTCGATCATCGTTTCCGGCGTCGCTGGATTGAGCGCCACTCCGGCTCTCTTGCCAAGGTTTTTGATCGTCTGCAGCGAACGGTCGAGATGCGGCCCGGCCTCGGCATGCACCGTCATGCCGTCACAGCCAGCCTCGGCGAAAGCGGCGAGATAGGGATCGGCCGGCGCGATCATCAGATGGCAGTCGAAAAAGGCCGTGGTGCGGTTGCGGATCGCCTTGATCACCGACGGGCCGAATGTGACGTTGGGCACGAAATGCCCGTCCATGACATCGAGATGGATCCAGTCGGCGCCAGCCGCCGCCACCGCCTCGACCTCGTCGCCCAGCTTCGAAAAGTCCGAAGCCAGCACCGAAGGTGCGATCAAGGTCTTTTTGCTCATCGTGCGGCCTTTCCGAGCGCCTTTTCACGCGGTCACTCCGGATCGACTGCCTAATGCGCGGAGGGGAACTTGTCGAGGGTGAAGACATGACGGCTCCCAGGCTTGGGTGGCGTTCTCGATCGTGTGTAGCCAATTCCAGCCTGTCCGGGCCATGAAGAAAACAGCCCGCCGGATTGCTCCGGCGGGCTTTGGTCTGGGTTCGAGCAGATAATTACTGCTGCTGGAGTTTCAGGATCCTGTTTGGAACCGGATCCTGTTCCTGGTCGGTCTGCTGCCTGCGCCGTGGCAGTATCTGCAGCAGCTGTCCCGGGTTGATCTCCAGCGACGGCCGGCCGCGGATCGGCCGGCAGTTTGGAAAGCGCCCGATCGTGCCTTCCGGGCAGTGCCGCCTCATGATCGGCTGGCACTGGCCGTTGATCATCTGCGAGCCCGGTGCGCATTCGGTCTGTTGCCTGGGCTTGCGGCATGCGCCGTTGATCACCTCGGTCCCACGCGGACAGACACAGTCGCCGCTCTGGTTGTGGACCTGGCCGCGTATGTCGCACTGCTCTTGCGTCGGCTGCTTGCGCCGGCAGGCATTGCCTTGCACCTCGGTACCCCTTGGGCAAACGCAATTGCCGTCGCCATCGTGGACCTGACCACGGATGGTGCACTGGTCGGGCTTCGGCCGGACCGGTCGGCAGACATTGCCCCTGACTTCCGTGCCATCCGGGCAGACGCAATCGCCATTGGCATTGTGGATCTGGCCACGGATCGTGCACTGGTCAGGCTTGGGCCGGATCGGCCGGCAGGCATTGCCCCTGACTTCCGTTCCGCTCGGGCAGACGCAATCTCCATCCGAGTTCTGGATCTGACCACGGATCGTGCACTGCTGGGGCTTCGGCCGCACCGGGCGGCAGGCGCCGTTGCGCACCTCGGTCCCTTGCGGGCAGATGCAGTCGCCATCGGCGTCGTGGACCTGGCCACGGATGGTGCACTGCTCAGGCTTCGGCCTGTCCCTCACACACGCATTCGCTTGCCTGTCGAGATGCGTGCCGTCAGGGCAATAGCAGCTGTTGCCGTCCGAGGTCGGGACCGAACCAGGTATGGTGCAGTTCGGCTGGTCGATCTTGACGCAGGCGCCGTTCTCCAGCTCCGTGCCGCGCGGGCAGACACAACGTCCATCCTCGGTCCGGATCTGGCCTTCGAGCAGCACGCAGCGCTTGGGCGGCGGCACGGGAAGCGGCAGAAGGTGGGTGCCGCCGCCGGTGCACTGGCCATTGCGGAAGGTGGTGCCTTCCGGGCAGACGCAGCGGCCGGCGTCGTTCATGACGAAGCCTGGCGAGCACTCGTTCTTCACCTCATGGGTGATGATGAAGGGGTGGCACGCATAGGCCTTGCCGCGATCGCCCTGCACGTTGGTCTGGTCGCCGGCGAGCACGTCGCCGCCGCCTTGCACCCGTGTGTCGGGAGACAAGACGCCAACGCAGTTCTGGCCGTTGACGTTGCCCTGCAGATTGGCCAGACGTCCGTCGTCGGGAATGACCACGATGACATGATGCGACTGGCTTTCGCCGGCGCCGAGCGTCAGGTTGGCAATGCAGGAGGCAGGCAGTGTCGTCGGTTCCGGCGAGCAGCCGAAGGGCGGCTCGATCGAGGTGATCGCAACGCCATCCAGGCGACCCAGACCGTCCACGCCGATCGCATCACCGATGCGGACCGGACCGGAGAAGGGGCTCGTCCCATCATTCGTGATGGTGATGTCGAACGAGCAGGGCTGGCCGAGCTTGCATTCGCGGTCGCCGGTCTTTTCGACACGGATGGTCGAACCACCACCGCCTTTCACGCAGGCCGGATCGATCGGGTGGACGACATCGTCTCCCGGTGCCGGTCCATAGGAGCCGCGCGCGCAGTTCTCGAACGGCTTTTCCGACGAGAGCGTGACGTCGAAGTGACGGCTGGTTCCAGGCGTCATGACGGAGCCTGGAATTCCACACGATACCGCATTGGCAGGCACCGGAGCGCACGACCAATCCGGACCGTCCGGCGTGACGGTCTGGATCGTCACATTGGTTCCGCCACTGATCAGCGTCGCCGATTCAGTGATCCGGACCGGACCGGTGGGTGCGGTCGTGCCGGTGCTGATGACGGTGATGCGGCACGAGACAGTTGCGGCACCGGCGAGCGAACCGTTGCACACCTTGGTGATACGCAACCCCGGCTGGCCGCCATTGGGATGACGGAAGCCTTCCTTGGCGCAGGCCTTGTTGTTGGTGAGGTCGACCTCACCGGGAATGGCCTTCACCTCGGCGCAGTTCTCAACCGTGTCGGACCGATAGCTGGCCGGCATGACCGCCTTGACGACGATCGAGGTCGAGGCCCCCGGGGGCAACGCGATGCCGGGGTCGTCGCAGCGGAACTGGCCGGGACCGTTCGGTCCGCATGTCCAGGGCGGGCTCGGCCCGAAGGTCGAGGAGGTCGGCGCGCCGCCGGGATAGGCGTCGATCACCGTCAGCGGCCCGTTATAGGTCGATGTGCCGTTGTTGATGATGTCGATCACGAAGAAGCAGACGCCGTCGGCCGTGCAGACTTCCGAGCGGGCACGCTTTTTCAGGATCAGGTCGACCTTCTTTTCTACCGGCGGCTGGCAGTCGCGGTCACGATCGCCACGGCGGCAGATCGGGATCGAGGCGCAGCCACGGTCGTTCGACTGGCTGCCGAACAACGGCTTGCCGCTGGCGGCATAGTTGTAGGTCGCGCAGTTGCGCAGTGCACTGCCTTGCCAGCCCGCGGCCGGCTTGAAGCCGAGCTTGAGGTCGACAAAAGCTCCGGGATTGAGCGTGGTCACCGGATAGGTGCAAACCATTGGGGTGGTGCCGGGTACGCAGACCCAGGGCGGATTGGGCCCTGAACTCAGCGTCGAGCCGGCCGGCAGCGTCACCTCGTCGAGCACGATCTTGCCGTTGTAGGGCGCGGTGCCGACATTGGTGACCCTGATGGTGAAGTCGCAGCCGCCGGCCATCGTGCAGCGCGGGACATCGGCATGCTTTTCCACCTTGAGGTCCGGCTCCTTGTCCCGTGGCGGACATTTCAGGTCCGGCGGGATGACGATGTCGATCGTCTGTGTGCAGCACAGGCCCCAGCCTTCCTTCGGGCCAGCATAGGTGTTGATGCCAGTGACGATGATATGGATCGTCTCGCCGGGTGACGCGCCGATGATCTTCCAGTTGAGCACACCGCCGCCCGCCGGCACCTGCTGCGTGTCGGGGATGATGGTGATGCCTGATGTGGTGGTTGAAAGCTGCACCCACTTGCCGCCCATCTCGGGGCCGACAGGCATGTGGTAGATGAAGGCACCGCCGCCGGGCACGCAGTCGACCGTGCCGCGTTCGACCTTGAAGCATTCATGGTCGGTCGGGGGCGGGGGCTGCTTGTCGCATTTGGTGACGTCGATCTTGATCGACGTTTTTTCGCCGGTCGCGATGTTGCCGTCGTCCGGCTTGCCCGGATCCTGCGACGGGATGATGGAGCCCGTGCCGGTTCCGTTCGTCACCTTGATCAGGCCCTGGTTGTCGACCATCGTCGGCGCGGGAAACGCCGCGTGGTCGATCTTGGCCGTGATCTGGAAGGTGATGACGCGTTCATTGGGAGCGCCGACGCCGTCGAGATCGTCGGCGGAAAGCCGGAAATCGGAAACCGTCGCCGTATCGTTGGGATTTGTCGACGTGCTGGTCGAAGCGCCGGGCAAAGGCCCGCCGGACGAATCCGTGCCGTCGCCGGCCACATGCACGCTGACGATCTGCACGCCGTGCGGAAGCACGTCCTTGAAGTCGAGCTGGGCTTTCTTCAGCAAGGCCGCCAGGCTCGGGTTGGTAAAATTCTGCGGATCGCCGCGCACGCCGAAGCTCAGGAAATATTCGACATAGTCGCAGCTTCGTTGTCCGCCTTTCTTGGTGAAGAAGGGGACGAGCCGGCCCGGCTCCGGATTGACGACGCGTGGGTTGTCGAAATCGAGCTTGGGCTGGGTAACAGCGGTGTAGACATCAAAGGCGAAGCTTTGCACCGGGGTTAGGGTGGCGACCGCGATACCGGCCGCCATCAGCCAGCGCGCGCCGCGCCTGGCGTATGACAGGGGTTTCATGATCGTCTCCATGACGGTTGTTTGAGTGTTGGCCACGAGCGGGGAGAGTGCGAGATCTTTCATCTTCCCCTCCTCAACGGTCGCAGCTGACGGCTGGGGTGCGGAGCGGCAAGGTCATCTTGCAGCAAGGGTAATAGCCACCCTTGTCCTTGTCGGACTTCCTGTAGAAGCAAAGTCCAACATCCACTCTGTCGCCCGGATAGTGGCCGGTGATGTTGATCGTGTACGGCTTGCCCGGTGCATGCGACATGGGTGAAGTCACCCCGACGCCTGGCGTCCGGGACTGGGCCTTGATCGAATCGCCGCCGAAGCCGGCATGGTCATGGAGATAGAGATCAGCCTCGAGGCCGGACGGCGTGCAGTAGTACTGGACGTCCTCGACATCGAGACAGGGAGGCAGATTGCCGGGCGGTGGGAAGTCCGGCGGGTAGAAGGGAGGCAGATAGCCGCCCGGGATTTCTTCATAATAGCCGGCGTGGCCCTCGCAAGGATGCCAGACAGCGACGTCGCCGACATGGCCTTCCACTTCCGGATCTTCGAAATAGCCGTCGAAGTCGACGAACCAGGAACCGAAGGGCGGCACATTGGCCGGCTTGACCAGGTCCTTGGGTGTGATCTGGACGCCATGCACCGCAAGCGGCCCGCCAGCGGCGAGCTGCTCGGCAAGGGCTGGATTGTCACGCAGTTTGTCGCCGGTGTTGACCAGCGTCTGGGTGCAGACCGAGGTGTCGAGATTGCCGTCGGCGTCATAGCCATATTGCAGGTCGAGGCCGCCGGCCGACTGCCGGTTGCCCTGCGGGAAGCCGACCGCATATTCCTGCGGCGCTTCCACCCAGACCGATTCCGTCGCCGGATCGTCCGGGTTCTCAAGCCAGTAGCGGATGACCTCGCCTTTGCCGGAATCGGCGAAGCGGCTGTAATCGTAGCGGTTTTCCACCGGGCCGCGCTGGGCCAGATACATGAAGCCGCTGTTGTCGAAGGCGATGTCGGTGACCGCGTAATCCTTGTCGGCCTTGACCGTCAGTTCCCAGCGCGGGTCGCCGGCGAAGGTGCCGTCGCGGGCTATGCCCACCGACCAGATTTCCGACTTTTCGCCGACCGAATAATAGAGCCGGCCGCCATGATAGGAGACGGCCCAGACACGGCGTTCATCCTGCGTGTAGCCCCAGGTCTCTGGGTCTTCGGAGTCGAAGGCCGCGCCCTGTATGTCCATCACCGCGCCATCGTCGGCGACGGGAGCCAGGCCATGCGCCGGTCGCCCGGCCACGCCATGGTCGAAGGTGTCGATCAGCTTGCCGTTGGCATCGATGCGATGGATCAGTCCGGTATCGAGGTCCGAGGCGAAGAACTGGCGGTGATTGGGATCGAAGGTGATATTGCCGATGCCGGGACCGCTGTTGGTGTCGATGTCGGCGAATTTGGCGACCTGGCCGGTAATGCCGTCGATTTTCCAGATGGTGCCAGGTCCGCCGCCATTTTCGGTGCCGAACTGGCCGTCCATGAAGGAGGCGCCTGCCGTTCCGCGACGCTGCCGCTCCGGCCTGCCATCCTTGTCGGCGTCCGGCGTGACGATCTCGATGCCGTGCAGCGAGGTGGCGGCGGCATAAAGGTTGGGAATGCCCGACGGCACACCATCACGCACGCCGTCATCATAGGTGAGGCCGAACACTTCGCCGATCTGGCCTGATGTCACCTCGAAAGGCGGCGGCGTGAAGACAAGCTGGCCCGATGCCGGCCCACCCAGGTGCGAAACGTCGAAAACGCGCAAGGTGGCGCGCGTGGTGTCGATGAAGGTTTCGTCGACCGGATCGACGCCGGGCGGCAGACCCGCATCGAAATTGGGGATGACGGTCCCGGGAAATCCGGTGACCGCCATCGAACCGGGATAGATGATCTGGGTGTCCTGTGCCTGGGCAGCCCCGCCAAACCACAGGCTGGCGGTGAGTGCCAGCGCCAGCAATCCGCCGCCTGCATGGGCAGCATGACGCAAATGGCCATAGAGAGACGATGCGAACGAGCCGCGGATGCGAGACATGACACTACCCCCGTAGTCGAGGGGAGAAACGTCCGGGGCCGCCGCGCAAATCAGGGCAAGGCGCGGTGGTCCGGCTCGTTCTTCCCTGATCGAATTGTCTGCTTTCCTCACAGGCACGATACGCCTGGTCTTCCGCAGGGTCAACGGAATCAACGGAAAGCCCAGCGCATCGACCTTATCCCGAAGGCGGTGATCGCGCTGAGCTCCTGTTGTTCCCGGAGACCGCGGAGCCTCTGGGTTACTGGTCATGGGGGCTTCCTTTCCGGTGCGCACCATGCGGCACCTGGAGATCAGTCGCAGGCAGGGGCGGAAAGGTTCATTGCCGGCAGGCTGCTTACCGGCGGTGCGGCCTTCTGATAGCGTCCGTACCAGCCAAGGGGGGCATCATGACAAGAAAGCGCTTCGTTCTGTTCCTGGCGACGTTTTTTCTGACCGCGTTGCCGGGTTTCGCATCGGCGGCCAAGACGCTGGTCTATTGCACCGAGGTCAGTCCGGACACGTTTGATCCGGCGCTCGCGTCTGGCACGCGCGATGCCTCGGCCACCGCTCTCTACAACCGCATCGTCGAGTTCGAGCCGGGCACGACGAAGGTGCGCCCGGGCCTGGCCGAGACATGGGACGTCTCGGACAACGGCCTGAGCTATACCTTCCACCTGCGCCACGGCGTGAAATTCC
Protein-coding regions in this window:
- the rpe gene encoding ribulose-phosphate 3-epimerase, producing MSKKTLIAPSVLASDFSKLGDEVEAVAAAGADWIHLDVMDGHFVPNVTFGPSVIKAIRNRTTAFFDCHLMIAPADPYLAAFAEAGCDGMTVHAEAGPHLDRSLQTIKNLGKRAGVALNPATPETMIEYVLDRLDLILIMTVNPGFGGQAFIPGIVDKVRRVKALIGSRPIRIEIDGGVSPETAPLVTSAGADVLVAGAAIFKGGSVEAYRANIEAIRTAADKAAT